GCCCGAGAGAGAAATCCCTATATTTTTAATAAAATAATAACTGTACTTGTTGTTATCGCTTTTTATTAAAACTCGCCGTTCTTGCAAAAATTTTAAGCACCTCGTTGGTGCTTTCACACTTTGCAAGTTCGATGGATAGATCATGATCACTTGCCAAAGACTGCGCAACCTGTTTGAGCACTTTAAGATCCATATCACGTAAACTTTCTGCTGCCCCTAAAGTTACCTGTTTGTCTGCCAGACAAAACATGTTGATCAACAAGCTTGCTTCGCGCTCTACAGCGCCATCTCCCAAGATATAGGCGAGCCTCTCTTGCCATTCCATGCTTTGCGAACTCCAAAGGACTGAGAGTTCTTGCCATTCATAATCATCAAATTTTTTCAACTTACGAACAGAAAATTCGAAGCCATGGTCATACCAATAGTCGACGCTATGCCCATCTATAAAACCTGGGTCTATCATAGAAAAGAATATCAATCAAAAAATAATATCTATATCTGCATTCTTGCATAAACTGATTATCTAGCAAAAAATAAAGCCCCGTGAATTTCTTCACGAGGCCTCACTTGAAACAAGCAATTCACAATTTCAACTTGCCCGGGCTTTGCCATTCCTTTCCACATAAGCCATCAACTCACCAACAATACCGCGCCTGAAAGCCAGTACGCAGACAATGAAAATCAGGCCAGTGACGATGGTGACTGAATCGCCTATGGTGCGGAACCATTCTATCGTTGTCACGTTTGCCAGCAGGTTGCCGAGGTCACCCAGTTTGTTTTCCAGCGCGATGATGATGATGGCACCAACTATCGGGCCCACCAGCGTGCCCAAACCGCCCACCAGGGTCATCAACACCACCAGGCCAGACATAGACCAGTGTACGTCCGTCAGCGTCTCAAAACCCAGTACCAGGGTTTTGGTGGCACCGGCCAGGCCAGCCAGGGCAGCTGACAAAACGAAGGCCATGAGCTTGTAGCGATCTACGTCATAACCCAGCGAAATGGCACGTGGCTCGTTTTCCTTGACGGCTTTCAGGACCTGGCCGAACGGTGAATGCACGGTGCGCATGACGATAGCGAATCCAGCAATCGCCACCACCAGCACAAAGTAATACAGCGTCAGGTCAGAACTCAGATCCACCATGCCCAGCAGTTTGCCGCGTGGCACACCTTGCAAACCATCTTCACCGCCGGTGAACTTGGCCTGCAGGAAAACGAAGTAGAGCATTTGCGCCAGCGCCAGCGTAATCATGGTGAAGTAAATACCCTGGCGGCGTATCGCCAGTGCGCCCATCACCAGGCCTATCAGGGCGGCTGCCCCTACTCCCAGCAAAATCCCCAGCTCAGTCGGCAAACCGGCATCACGCAAGGCCCAGCCTGCGATATAACCGGCGGCGCCAAAAAAGGCAGCATGGCCAAAGGACAGCAAGCCGGTAAAGCCGATCAGCAAATTAAAGGCACAGGCAAACAGGGCGAAGCACAAGAGCTTCATCAGGAACACCGGATAGATAATAAACGGTGCCGCCAGTAACAGGGCAAAAGCAATGCCGTAACTGATTTTCTTATTCATGGTGGCTCCGTTCATTTTTCTTTACCGAACAAACCGGCAGGGCGGATCATCAGGACGATGGCCATGACGATGAACACAACAGTCGCCGACAGCTCAGGATAAAACACCCGCGTCAGGCCTTCGATAATGCCCAGGCCCAGACCTGTCAAAATCGAACCCAGAATAGAACCCATGCCACCGATCACCACCACCGCAAACACCGTGATAATCAGATTGGAACCCATCAGCGGCGACACCTGTATGACAGGTGCAGCCAGCACACCGGCAAAGGCGGCCAATGCTACACCGAAGCCGTAAGTCAGGGTCACCATCAGCGGCACGTTGACACCAAAAGCTTCGACCAGTTTGGGGTTTTCAGTACCGGCACGCAGGTAGGCACCGAGCTTGGTTTTTTCGATGACGAACCAGGTGGCAAAGCACACCACCAGTGAAGCTACCACTACCCATGCACGGTAATTAGGCAGGATCATGAAGCCAAGATTGGTCGCCCCTGTCAGTGCTTCCGGCACCTGATAAGGCT
This is a stretch of genomic DNA from Undibacterium sp. KW1. It encodes these proteins:
- a CDS encoding branched-chain amino acid ABC transporter permease; this translates as MNKKISYGIAFALLLAAPFIIYPVFLMKLLCFALFACAFNLLIGFTGLLSFGHAAFFGAAGYIAGWALRDAGLPTELGILLGVGAAALIGLVMGALAIRRQGIYFTMITLALAQMLYFVFLQAKFTGGEDGLQGVPRGKLLGMVDLSSDLTLYYFVLVVAIAGFAIVMRTVHSPFGQVLKAVKENEPRAISLGYDVDRYKLMAFVLSAALAGLAGATKTLVLGFETLTDVHWSMSGLVVLMTLVGGLGTLVGPIVGAIIIIALENKLGDLGNLLANVTTIEWFRTIGDSVTIVTGLIFIVCVLAFRRGIVGELMAYVERNGKARAS
- a CDS encoding branched-chain amino acid ABC transporter permease, whose product is MEIFGIPLQAMLSQLLLGLVNGSFYAMLSLGLAVIFGLLNVINFAHGALYMMGAFLAWMGMNYFGINYWVMLLAAPLLVGLFGIIIEKTMLRWLYKLDHLYGLLLTFGITLMLEGVFRSIYGVSGQPYQVPEALTGATNLGFMILPNYRAWVVVASLVVCFATWFVIEKTKLGAYLRAGTENPKLVEAFGVNVPLMVTLTYGFGVALAAFAGVLAAPVIQVSPLMGSNLIITVFAVVVIGGMGSILGSILTGLGLGIIEGLTRVFYPELSATVVFIVMAIVLMIRPAGLFGKEK